Proteins from one Triticum aestivum cultivar Chinese Spring chromosome 7A, IWGSC CS RefSeq v2.1, whole genome shotgun sequence genomic window:
- the LOC123148340 gene encoding WAT1-related protein At3g30340 — protein MAIQVKVCQRFSSTMWGMARIDEWKPVMAMLVFDLISAVTTALIKAALEEGLDRLVLITLRQLVATVFLSPIAFFKERNTRPKLTLEILVYLFFSAALGAALSQYTFFYGLQYTTATFAITFTNLAPVLTFLIAVLLRVESLNMKNKAGAAKIIGTLMSFAGVMLLTLYKGVALTHQAEPSGQHAEIAAAESGKKSWTLGTLALLANCLCFSFWLLLQSKLTKKYPALYSSTAYMFLISSLQGGGLTAAIQRRASVWVLTKPVEIVTVLYTGILGSGVGYVLMTWCVEKRGPVFTSAFIPIIQIMVAIIDFFFLHENIYLGSVLGSTLMILGLYILLWGKSRDASATVPPAKEEEDKEKQIKS, from the exons ATGGCAATACAAGTAAAGGTGTGTCAAAGATTCAGCAGCACAATGTGGGGGATGGCGCGCATCGATGAGTGGAAACCGGTGATGGCAATGCTGGTCTTCGACCTCATCTCTGCCGTGACAACGGCCCTGATCAAGGCGGCGCTCGAGGAAGGGCTCGACCGTCTAGTGCTCATCACGCTGCGTCAACTGGTGGCCACGGTCTTCCTTTCTCCGATCGCATTTTTCAAAGAACG GAACACACGGCCTAAGCTCACACTGGAGATCCTGGTGTACCTCTTCTTCAGCGCAGCGTTAGG CGCTGCGCTCTCTCAGTATACCTTCTTCTACGGGCTGCAGTACACAACGGCAACGTTTGCAATAACTTTCACCAACCTGGCTCCTGTGCTCACTTTCCTCATCGCTGTCTTGCTCCG GGTGGAGTCACTGAACATGAAGAACAAGGCAGGAGCTGCGAAGATCATCGGGACACTCATGTCGTTCGCAGGCGTCATGCTCCTGACCCTCTACAAGGGTGTGGCCTTGACACACCAAGCAGAGCCTTCAGGCCAGCATGCAGAAATAGCAGCAGCAGAATCTGGCAAGAAGAGCTGGACCCTGGGCACTCTAGCGTTACTGGCAAACTGCCTGTGCTTCTCCTTTTGGCTCCTGCTGCAGTCCAAGCTCACCAAGAAGTACCCAGCACTCTACTCCAGCACTGCATACATGTTCCTCATCAGCTCCCTGCAGGGCGGGGGCCTGACGGCGGCGATACAGCGGCGGGCATCGGTGTGGGTCCTCACAAAGCCAGTGGAGATTGTTACAGTACTATACACA GGAATCTTGGGGTCTGGAGTGGGATATGTACTGATGACATGGTGTGTGGAGAAGAGAGGGCCAGTGTTCACTTCAGCTTTCATCCCCATCATCCAGATCATGGTGGCCATAATTGATTTCTTCTTTCTCCATGAGAACATCTACCTTGGAAG TGTGCTGGGATCCACACTGATGATCTTGGGCCTCTATATTCTGCTGTGGGGAAAGAGCAGGGATGCCTCGGCGACAGTACCACCTGCCAAAGAGGAAGAGGATAAGGAGAAGCAAATCAAATCATAA